Below is a genomic region from Methanobacterium sp..
TTAAAAGTTAAAGCAGAATTCAATATTGAACTTGAAGTGGAACATGGAAATTACATAACACTCCATGATAGGAAATCCGGTGTCATGAGGAGGACTGTAAGGTTCCCTAAAAAGGTGATACCTAATGAAGCAGAAGCTACCTTCGAACACGGTGTTTTAACTGTTGAAGCTCCAAAATTAGAGAGAGAAGAAAGTTTCAGCGTGAAAATTAAATAACAAAAGAATTTAATTTTACTATTTTTTATTTTTATTTCAAGAACAAATCAATATAATACTCAAAACATACTATTTCTCAATTAACTATCCCAAACTTAATCATTATTTGCTATTAATTCAGATTATGCGATTAATTCATGAAAATGTACATAAATGACATGGCCAGTATACATGTGGCTGTCTATTTATGGTAATTTCTCAATAGATCTAATTTTGATATCTGGTTTTGAAAATAGGAGATTTATTTCGTTATATCGATGTATAGCGAACAAAGTGAAAATTGTATCAAAAATTGTTTTTTTTTTGGAAGTAATTATTCACAAAGATAATTTTTATACATATCTGTTAAAATAGTAATACCTATTAATCATGAAAATTAATTAATAGTTATGGATCTTAAACGGATTGCCACGGTGTTATTATTAGCATTTATTTTACTGAGTTTGTGTTTCTATTACCATAATTATTATAATGATAACCTAAAATATCCATCTACAGCAGCCATTGAATCACACTACCCTGAAGGCTCGCTAGTATACATCACTGGAAGTGTAACCAAGCCAACTAATAATGGTTTTTGTCTTAGAGACGGCAATAACCTGGATATAATTTACAATGTAACATCCAGTAAAAAGGTTCAACCAATAGACTATATACAGCTGCTCGGGATACTGGGACATAATTATACTATAAACAGCACTGAAGTATATGTTGAAACAAACCACGGCTATGAACTTATAATATTCAGGTCTGCACTTGCTTTAATTGTCTTTATATTCATATTTTTCTGGTACTGGAAGTTTGACTTCAAAAGGTTCGAATTTTTGAGGAGGAGACAGTAAAATGCCGGACTGGATTACACACCTGCTGGCTGCATGGATACTGTGCACGATCCTGAGCTTTAAATACAAAGAGATTAACCCTGCTTATACCGTGGTGTGCATGGCAGGGGCTCTGATTCCTGACCTGTTTAAAATAACGATACCCCTGGGATTTATGGGTATAAAAGTGGAAAATTTTTTAATGCCAGTTCACCTACCGATAGGTTCCCTAATTATTGCAGGCATATTCACCCTCTTTTTTAAAGAAAAGAAAAAATTAGTCCTGTCGCTTTTAGTGCTCGGGGTCGCAACCCACTACACACTTGACCTGCTCCTCATTAATTTAAATGGAGGTATGGTAATGCTGTTCCCATTGTCATGGAACTCATGGACCCTTAACATTATACCCGACGACGATTTAAATATCACCATACTTACAGTAGGGCTTGCTATGGTTGTTTACTTTGTTTCTGTCTGGTTTAAAAAGAGAATTAATGTAAATAAAACATTAACTACAAAATAGGGCATTAAATACCGAACTGGACTAATAGATTTATTAATTATATTTTATATTAGATGCATGATAAAGAATTGAAGAAAATTTTCACATAAAAATAGAAATCTTTATTATGATAATTTACCAATTTAGTATTATGGAATTAATAAACAATAAAATTCCAAAACGATTTATGTCTCTAGATATTGCAAGGGGAATTGCAGTCCTTTTAATGGTAGAAGCCCATATTAGATTTATTGTGCCAATTTTGTCAGAATGGGCATATTTATTTGCAGCACCCTCATTTATTTTTATATCTGGAGTAAGTTATCAATTATTAATCCAGTCAAGGCAAAATAAAGTAAGATCCTCCATTTACTTAGAAGTGCTCTGGAGAGCGGTGTTATTATTCTTATTAACAGCTGCAGTGACGTTAATAGGGAACTTATTCCTTGCAAGGGATGTATCCATATTTATTGGTGATATATTTCTAATAATAGCAGTTGGTTACATTATAGGACTACTCATTAAAAATAGCATCAAACTAAAAGTAACTGCAATCATCCTAATTTATTTATTGACATTTATAATTACCAACTACCATATCCAGTCGCTATTATTTTTAACTGGAAGTATACAAATATTACCTGGAGTTTGTTATTTTATTGTCGGCCAGATTGCATTTGAAGCCTACAAAAACAGGAATTTAAATTTAAAAACCAGTAACAAATTTTTAGCATATTCAGCAGTATTTATGGTACTAAATTTAGGAATATTATATTTAATTCCATATAATTTTACAATTCAAGGACGTGACTTTTTCTTAGAGTTTTTAACCATATCAAGCATTACAACTTTTATTACATTCTTACTTTTAAGAGTCATAGATATTGAAGGCAGGTTTAACAAAATATTTAAGCCTGTAAGAAACTTAGGAAGAATATCTTTAACCGGGTACTACGTTTCTTATGTTAGTTTTGTTGTAACAGGTTTTTTTGTTTTAAAAACAAATCCAATTATCCTCAACCTGAGTTTTTTCATTTTTGCAGTAACAGCTTTAATATTACTTGAGAAATTATGGAGACCGCATAAATATATTTTAGGCTTTGAATGGCTTTTAAGAAAAGGAACTAATATTGGAGTAAAATTTACAGAAAAAATAGGGGAAATTCAACTCCCTATAAAAAATAGGAGAGTCTAGATTTTTATTAATATTTCACTAAATTAACAGCTTCTTTTTAATAATTTTCCATTTAAAGGTCATTTTACCATAAAAGTAAAAACAATCGAGTTTACAATGCTGTAAAAGATCTAAAGCATAAATAAAACACGGAATAACACATATCCATTTGCATGGACGGCTATGGCGTAAAAGTGGAGAATTTCTAATACCCATGCACCTGCCGGCGGGTTCATAAATTATAGCATCGATATCACTCTGTTTTTCAAAAAAAATTAGTCTTATTGCTTTTAGATTTGGAGTTGCAACCCATTATGCACTTAATTTACTCTTAACAAATTTAAACGGAAGCATAGTCATTTCATGGAATTCATGGACTTAACGTTATACTTGACGATGACTGGCATATCACATGTTGCAGTGGTTGTTTATTTTGCCTGGTTTAAAAAGAAAAGTAATGCAAAATAAGACCTAACTATGAAATATTATATCAGAATTGATTAAATAGAGAATAAAATTACTATTAAACACATCTCAGATCTCATTAATATCATGATAAAGAACTAAAGAAATCTTATTCATACATTTTCAACATTAGAACCATTCCCTATAATATATTCAAAGCTTTCTTCTTTACTTGCAGACTTTACAGGAACCCTTCCAATGCCATAATATTCAAACCCATTATATTCCATGATTTCAGGATCAAATATATTTCTACCATCGACTATAATCGGTAAAGTCATCAATTTTTTCATTTTATCCAATTCTACATCTTTAAATTCATCCCATTCTGTAATAACTAAAAGTACATCCGCATTTATTAAAGTGTCATATTTGTCTTCGAAATATTTGATTTGACTGTTTTCAGGCACTACTCTTTTAAAATTATCCTTTGCTTCTGGATCATATAATCTCAAGTAAGCACCAGAGTCCCTTAAACTAGTAACTATATCCAATGACGGTGTTTCTCGTATATCATCAGTATTAGGTTTGAAAGATAATCCCCATACTGCTATTTTTTTATTTTTAGTTATCCACAAAATGTCCTCTACTTTTTTTACAAAATGTTTTCTTCTATTTTTATTTATCTTTTCAGTTTCTTTAAGAAGGCTAAAATTAATTCCATAAGTCTCAGCTATGTTAATAAATGCCTTGACATCCTTTGGAAGACAGGACCCTCCATAACCAATGCCTGCATTTAAAAAATCTCTTCCGATTCGGTTATCTGCACCAATAGCATCTGCAACCCCATTAATATCTACACTTGTTTTCTCACATAGATCCGCAAGCAGGTTAATATATGAAATTTTTAGGGC
It encodes:
- a CDS encoding metal-dependent hydrolase, coding for MPDWITHLLAAWILCTILSFKYKEINPAYTVVCMAGALIPDLFKITIPLGFMGIKVENFLMPVHLPIGSLIIAGIFTLFFKEKKKLVLSLLVLGVATHYTLDLLLINLNGGMVMLFPLSWNSWTLNIIPDDDLNITILTVGLAMVVYFVSVWFKKRINVNKTLTTK
- a CDS encoding heparan-alpha-glucosaminide N-acetyltransferase domain-containing protein — encoded protein: MSLDIARGIAVLLMVEAHIRFIVPILSEWAYLFAAPSFIFISGVSYQLLIQSRQNKVRSSIYLEVLWRAVLLFLLTAAVTLIGNLFLARDVSIFIGDIFLIIAVGYIIGLLIKNSIKLKVTAIILIYLLTFIITNYHIQSLLFLTGSIQILPGVCYFIVGQIAFEAYKNRNLNLKTSNKFLAYSAVFMVLNLGILYLIPYNFTIQGRDFFLEFLTISSITTFITFLLLRVIDIEGRFNKIFKPVRNLGRISLTGYYVSYVSFVVTGFFVLKTNPIILNLSFFIFAVTALILLEKLWRPHKYILGFEWLLRKGTNIGVKFTEKIGEIQLPIKNRRV
- a CDS encoding UDP-glucose/GDP-mannose dehydrogenase family protein, whose amino-acid sequence is MKITVIGAGYVGLVTAVCLADLGNEVLCVKKSSNKLAELKQGLAPIYEPYLQEMLQKNLGEGRIKFTNKMMEGVDFSDIIFICVGTPENETGKADMSQVEEVSRQIAAKMDSYKLIIEKSTVPVNTHKLIKRTIGRYARKDLEYDIASNPEFLREGFAVCDFMNPDRIVVGVESKRAENLLCELYKPFTDNGSTLFVTEIAAAEIIKYASNSFLALKISYINLLADLCEKTSVDINGVADAIGADNRIGRDFLNAGIGYGGSCLPKDVKAFINIAETYGINFSLLKETEKINKNRRKHFVKKVEDILWITKNKKIAVWGLSFKPNTDDIRETPSLDIVTSLRDSGAYLRLYDPEAKDNFKRVVPENSQIKYFEDKYDTLINADVLLVITEWDEFKDVELDKMKKLMTLPIIVDGRNIFDPEIMEYNGFEYYGIGRVPVKSASKEESFEYIIGNGSNVENV